The DNA region TCCAGAAATCCTGGCCTCTCCCTGTCTCACTGCCTTGGGAGGTTCTCTTCCAGGAAAGTAGCCACCAGGATGACCACACTGTGGCCACTGTCTGTTCTCAGCTGATGCCTGAGGTTTTCACTTCACTTCTACCCTCTCTTCCCCCTACAGCCCTTCCTTGTTGTTGGACCATAGCTCTGGTTTGCTCACATGTGTGAGGATTCCCCTTCAAGGGCAGGGATTTAGGAGTCATCTTGTCCCCAAGCTCCATCCGTCCTTCTCAGCCCCTTAGTCTGGGTCTTTGCCAGATGCGAAAACAACCACTCAACCAGAACCTTGACTAGAACCTCCCACCCTGAGAGCCTGGTCTGGAATGTGACCAGTGCCTTTGGCTGAGGGCTCCTGCTTTCCTTGGAAACTAGGATTGGTGGGGCTGAGCCAACCCACAACATTCCTTCCTCTTTCAAAGAGTCAGAAGGAACTCAGAGCCAAAccctgagagagaggcagacaaaccacAGCCCCCGTCCCTGAGACTTCTCTCCATCCATGGGCTGGCTAACTCCCGGCAGGTAATGGCGGGACTCACATCCTCAAACAGATGAACACTCACCTGTTCCACAGCTCAGCTCAAAAgccagggaaagaaacagcagGAAGTTCAAGGAGAGGAGCCCCTTAGGATCCATCAGCCGGTGTAGAGAGGGAAGGGAGCCCCTTGAGGAACCCAGCAGCTGCTTGCAGACGCCACGACAGAGTAAGTGAGGTCCGTGTCAGGCAGAGGTGCCTCTGCCGCCTAGTTATGCATCAGGAACCAGATGGCTTCCTGTATCACTGGGACTTTTTCTGCCTGAGTCTCGAGGATTGCTCATCTCCTTTCAGGCTTTAAATCACTTTGCTGTTCCCAAGAAGTCCGTGTCAAATGCTCAGACTGCTAAAGACGGGAAAGTAGTTCAGCAAACCCAGGCTTGAGCAGAAATttacccccctcctccccaccccttccttccctggtaGTTCCGTCTGGTAACTCTTCTTAGAGTGCAAAGAAGAGATGGAGTCTTGTCAGACGGTCCCGAAATCTGGGTCAGTTAGTTCAAGGCTGAACTTGGATGACTAAACGTTAAAGAGTTCTTACGTCTCACGTCTGATTTGTTCCACACCTCCACATGCAGTACTGATGCCAAAGCCACAGAGACGTGGGGAAGACAAGGACAGATCAGTTGGCAGAAACCCAGTTTCCCAGCTAGGTGCAGTGTGGTAGAATTTAATGAGCTCTGGTTGTGTACCTTTATTTCAGAGCTTGTGTGTCACTTTTTGTGGAGGAGAAGGGACTAAAACTGGCAGAAGAAAGACATACTTTTCCATGAGctaagccataaaaatgaaaacactggaaAGATGCTTTTACCATCTTTTACTTTGAGAGGCTagactcttatttttaaagtccattttagggacgcctaggtggctcagatggttgagcatctgccttcagctcaggtcatgatcccaggtcatgggatcaagtcccatgtcaggctcctggctcagcagggagtctgcttctccctctccctctccccctgcatgggctctctgtctctccctctctcaaatgaataaattaaaaattaaaaaaaacaacaacaacattttaACAGATCAGAGGCACTCCCCAATGGGCCTTCCTGAGGAAATTAGGGTAACAAGAGCTGGTGATATATGTGAACTTACTCTTTATCTTcactgcttttctccctctctcatgtgACACCCAAGCATCCTCCCCACAATACTACCTGGTGGTGTGTGGGAGCCAGCATGTACCAACTAGTGAGAGCCgaatgttaaattttcaggaatctTGCGAGCTGGGTGATTgataaatattatcattattaagaATTCAAATTGTATGaatttacaattaaataaattatattaaaactaagggaataaaaactcaaaactcaTTACTTCCTAATTAGTTCACaacattttactattatctacGCTCTTGAGGACATTTACACTATTGTATCTCTATGGTGGAAATAAAATACCAGATATCATATGGGCTGCTGTACTACCTTCAATGACAccatgttggtagcttgaaatcagccggGGTGGGAGCCTATTGGCAAGTGACAGAACCAGAGCtttggttttaatattttgttgattttatagATGTAAGAAAGTGATAAAGAAAAGGTAAAGATTCAGATTACACTTAAAAGTATATCATGACTGTAGCCTTGATGTTGTAAATAGCATGCCAAATTTGAGGAAGTACTATTCCAGTATTTAATAACTACCATCTTATTCAGCAAAAGGTCACTAATGTCACTGACCAGCAAATGAAGTTGCAATATATATCTTTGATGTTGCTCATTTctttaacctaaaaaaaaaaaagtgactggaAGCAAGAAGAGAATAGAGTGAGATATTTAAAGAGTTGAGAGAATCTGATACACCAACCTAAAATTCTGAATCCTGataaattatccttcaaaagtgaaggagaaacaaAGACTTTCTTGGACAAACACAAGTTGAGGGAATGTGTTGCCAGTAGTTCTGCCTTGCGAGAAATATTCACAAAAGTTCtttagggagaaagaaaataatataggtcagaaactcagatctacataaggaaaggaagagcatcagacaaggaataagtgaaggtaaaataaaaacttatttttttactcttaattGATTTAATAGATAACacattgttcaaaataataataacaacaatgtaTTCACTTATGTGTGCTTATGTATAtttcttatgtatatatatgcttcTGAAtgcttatatataagtgaaatgaaggACAATGATACAAAGGATAGGAGAgaggaattaggattattttgttatataagGTACTCACACTACACATGAAgcagtatagtgttatttgaaaatgtgcttggattagttgtaaatgtatattgcaaaatctagagcaaccacaaaaaaaaagtttaaaaaaatagtataccATACAtactaagaaaagagagaaaataaaatgctcaattaaaccacaaaaggcagaaaaagagtgcaaggcaataataacaacaaagaacaaggacaacaaatagaaaacagtaacaaatatggtaaatAATATTCTAATGATATCAAGAAACATTTTGAATGCCAGTGATCTAAATgaaccaattaaaagacagagattgtcagaatggataaaaaaaaacgaGACCCTATTGGCTCCTGGTGGACAACAGGGACCATTAGGGAGGTGGATCAGGGCAAGAGGTGGCAGGTTTGGCAGGTCCAGAGTCCTGCCTGTTCTGCTTCTCAGACCTGATCTTCCTGTAGCTAGGCTGCCCACTAAGCCAGCATTGACATGTCCTTGCTAGTTGGCCAGAGGCACTCACTCTTGAGACATCATGGTGGTGTACTGGTGACAGATTGGACTCAGCTACATCTGATACTCCCAGATCTGTGCAAAAGCAGTGAGAGATGCACTGACGATAGAATTCGAAACAAATGCCAAGAAGACTTCCGGCAGCAGCAAAAAAATTGTGAAAGTGAAAAAGGAATAATCTACTCTGACTGAAGCTTGAAATGCTGCATTTTCCAGGTGACGATGTGTGGGCACATGTTAGGGCAGAT from Neomonachus schauinslandi chromosome 6, ASM220157v2, whole genome shotgun sequence includes:
- the LOC110573405 gene encoding LOW QUALITY PROTEIN: ATP synthase subunit epsilon, mitochondrial-like (The sequence of the model RefSeq protein was modified relative to this genomic sequence to represent the inferred CDS: substituted 2 bases at 2 genomic stop codons), which gives rise to MVVYWXQIGLSYIXYSQICAKAVRDALTIEFETNAKKTSGSSKKIVKVKKE